In Drosophila yakuba strain Tai18E2 chromosome 2R, Prin_Dyak_Tai18E2_2.1, whole genome shotgun sequence, a single genomic region encodes these proteins:
- the LOC120321106 gene encoding uncharacterized protein LOC120321106 — MGEEIDVLLENDSCTINGMDQEQPDATCNDSKMEKFTEKKSSPYTFLQNCNFVGLWMCVLYNFCMLLIVVAIFMYRRWK; from the exons ATGGG tgaAGAAATAGATGTCTTATTGGAAAATGATAGTTGCACCATCAACGGGATGGACCAAGAACAACCTGATGCGACTTGCAATGATtccaaaatggaaaaatttaCTGAGAAAAAGTCAAGTCCATATACATTTTTGCAAAACTGTAACTTCGTTGGCTTATGGATGTGTGttctttataatttttgcATGCTTTTAATAGTTGTGGCAATATTCATGTACAGACGCTGGAAATAA
- the LOC6529421 gene encoding uncharacterized protein LOC6529421 translates to MDTDETKAGTSGPGTYHDEVDFTSGYETQYRKEYSPLKPIYVPPPDKKHAWFRNWSTILMISFLSGVFILGTVMLVVQVFTASPLQIFMIVAIYVAIAAVMIWLEVQSIKVR, encoded by the coding sequence ATGGACACGGATGAGACAAAAGCTGGAACCTCGGGTCCGGGGACATACCACGATGAGGTCGACTTCACCAGCGGATACGAGACTCAATACCGCAAGGAGTACAGCCCGCTGAAACCGATCTACGTACCGCCGCCGGATAAAAAACATGCCTGGTTCCGCAACTGGTCCACCATCCTGATGATCAGCTTCCTGTCCGGGGTGTTTATCCTGGGAACCGTGATGCTGGTGGTCCAAGTTTTTACCGCCAGTCCCCTGCAGATCTTTATGATCGTGGCTATATATGTGGCTATAGCCGCCGTGATGATTTGGCTGGAGGTGCAGTCCATAAAAGTGCGGTGA